From Dermochelys coriacea isolate rDerCor1 chromosome 15, rDerCor1.pri.v4, whole genome shotgun sequence, a single genomic window includes:
- the VPS29 gene encoding vacuolar protein sorting-associated protein 29 isoform X1: MNKVLVKSLTPLRNEVLSTEQLVLVLGDLHIPHRCNNLPAKFKKLLVPGKIQHILCTGNLCTKESYDYLKTLAGDVHIVRGDFDENLNYPEQKVVTVGQFKIGLIHGHQIIPWGDMASLALLQRQFDVDILISGHTHKFEAFEHENKFYINPGSATGAYNALENNIIPSFVLMDIQASTVVTYVYQLIGDDVKVERIEYKKP; encoded by the exons CTGGTGTTAGTATTAGGAGACCTTCACATCCCACATAGATGCAACAACCTCCCAGCTAAATTCAAAAAACTGCTGGTCCCAGGAAAGATCCAGCACATCCTCTGCACCGGAAACCTCTGCACCAAGGAGAGCTATGACTACCTCAAGACTCTTGCTGGGGATGTTCACATTGTAAGAGGAGACTTTGATGAG aacCTGAATTATCCAGAACAGAAAGTTGTAACCGTTGGGCAATTCAAAATTGGGCTGATCCATGGCCATCAAATTATACCGTGGGGAGATATGGCCAGCCTGGCACTGCTACAAAGGCAGTTTGATGTGGACATTTTAATTTCAGGGCATACACACAAATTTGAGGCATTTGAGCATGAAAACAAGTTCTACATCAACCCCGGGTCAGCCACAGGAGCTTATAATGCCTTGGAGAA CAACATCATTCCTTCATTTGTGCTGATGGATATCCAGGCTTCCACAGTAGTTACCTATGTGTATCAACTAATTGGAGATGATGTGAAAGTAGAAAGAATTGAGtacaaaaaaccctaa
- the VPS29 gene encoding vacuolar protein sorting-associated protein 29 isoform X2, with protein sequence MAGHRLVLVLGDLHIPHRCNNLPAKFKKLLVPGKIQHILCTGNLCTKESYDYLKTLAGDVHIVRGDFDENLNYPEQKVVTVGQFKIGLIHGHQIIPWGDMASLALLQRQFDVDILISGHTHKFEAFEHENKFYINPGSATGAYNALENNIIPSFVLMDIQASTVVTYVYQLIGDDVKVERIEYKKP encoded by the exons CTGGTGTTAGTATTAGGAGACCTTCACATCCCACATAGATGCAACAACCTCCCAGCTAAATTCAAAAAACTGCTGGTCCCAGGAAAGATCCAGCACATCCTCTGCACCGGAAACCTCTGCACCAAGGAGAGCTATGACTACCTCAAGACTCTTGCTGGGGATGTTCACATTGTAAGAGGAGACTTTGATGAG aacCTGAATTATCCAGAACAGAAAGTTGTAACCGTTGGGCAATTCAAAATTGGGCTGATCCATGGCCATCAAATTATACCGTGGGGAGATATGGCCAGCCTGGCACTGCTACAAAGGCAGTTTGATGTGGACATTTTAATTTCAGGGCATACACACAAATTTGAGGCATTTGAGCATGAAAACAAGTTCTACATCAACCCCGGGTCAGCCACAGGAGCTTATAATGCCTTGGAGAA CAACATCATTCCTTCATTTGTGCTGATGGATATCCAGGCTTCCACAGTAGTTACCTATGTGTATCAACTAATTGGAGATGATGTGAAAGTAGAAAGAATTGAGtacaaaaaaccctaa
- the VPS29 gene encoding vacuolar protein sorting-associated protein 29 isoform X3, whose protein sequence is MLVLVLGDLHIPHRCNNLPAKFKKLLVPGKIQHILCTGNLCTKESYDYLKTLAGDVHIVRGDFDENLNYPEQKVVTVGQFKIGLIHGHQIIPWGDMASLALLQRQFDVDILISGHTHKFEAFEHENKFYINPGSATGAYNALENNIIPSFVLMDIQASTVVTYVYQLIGDDVKVERIEYKKP, encoded by the exons CTGGTGTTAGTATTAGGAGACCTTCACATCCCACATAGATGCAACAACCTCCCAGCTAAATTCAAAAAACTGCTGGTCCCAGGAAAGATCCAGCACATCCTCTGCACCGGAAACCTCTGCACCAAGGAGAGCTATGACTACCTCAAGACTCTTGCTGGGGATGTTCACATTGTAAGAGGAGACTTTGATGAG aacCTGAATTATCCAGAACAGAAAGTTGTAACCGTTGGGCAATTCAAAATTGGGCTGATCCATGGCCATCAAATTATACCGTGGGGAGATATGGCCAGCCTGGCACTGCTACAAAGGCAGTTTGATGTGGACATTTTAATTTCAGGGCATACACACAAATTTGAGGCATTTGAGCATGAAAACAAGTTCTACATCAACCCCGGGTCAGCCACAGGAGCTTATAATGCCTTGGAGAA CAACATCATTCCTTCATTTGTGCTGATGGATATCCAGGCTTCCACAGTAGTTACCTATGTGTATCAACTAATTGGAGATGATGTGAAAGTAGAAAGAATTGAGtacaaaaaaccctaa